The nucleotide window TCCGGGTTCACTTCAAGGATCGAGTGCAAGCTGGGCCCTTGCTGGTCGATGGCGTGCACACGATCGATGAAGGCCTGGGTCAGCTTGACGCTGGTCAGTTGGCCGCCCTGCATTTGCTGCTGAAGATCGGCAATGCCGGCCCAGGCCAGTTCGGGCCGGGCTGTTTGGGCGGCTGAAGCAAAGCTTGCCAGGACGCTGGCGCAAAGCAGGGCAATCGACAACGACGTACGGTTCACGACGGTCTCCTGGCATCTGCGACATGATGTCGCGAAGCGCCAGCTTAGCGGCTTCCACGCGGGCGTGATGCAGGTCGGCGCATATAATCGTGCGATGAATACGACAGCCCAGCAGTGCCAGGCCCGGCGTGTGTTCGCCGCCCTCCTGTGGTTCGCCGCCGCCCTGGTGGGTACTGCCACCGCGCAGGATGCCGCTCCCCATGTCCCCGATACCATCCAGCAGCGCATTGCATCGTGCACGGCATGCCATGGTGCGCACGGTGAGGGCACGCCGGACAGTGGTTTCTTTCCGCGCCTTGCCGGCAAGCCCGCAGGCTACCTTGCCCGGCAGCTACAGGACTTCCAGGACGGCCTGCGCAAGTACGGCCCGATGGAGTACACGGTCCGCCATCTGAGCCCTGCGTACATGCAGGAGATCGCCCAGTATTTCGCGGCCCAGGAAGTCCCTTACCAACGTTCGCCCGTCCCGCGCACGTCCGCCGATGCGCTCAAGCGCGGTGAGGAACTGGCCCTGCACGGCGATGCCGCGCGGCAGATACCTGCCTGTGTCGCCTGCCACGGCACCCAGCTCACCGGCGTACAGCCAAACGTACCTGGGCTGGTCGGCCTGCCGTACGACTATCTCAGCTCGCAGCTCGGTTCGTGGCGCACGAAGACGCGTGCGACAGTCGCGCCCGACTGCATGGCGGAAGTCGCCAATCGCCTCAGTGAATCGGATATCAGTGCGGTGTCCGCCTGGTTGGCCGGACGCGAGCTGCCCGGCGACATGCACGCGCAAGCGGAAGGCACCATCACGCCGCCGCTCCATTGCGGTGTGCTCGGCGACAGCAAGGGGAATGGCGCATGAAGTCGCCCAAGATGGGTTTGATCGCTACGGCGGTTGTCGTGGCTCTCGTCGCCGTCGTCGCGATGTGGTTCTTGCGCGGCGGTGAAAAGCTCACGCCCGTTGAACCGGGCAAGGAAACTGCCGAGGCACTCAAGGACCCGGCACTCATCGCCAAAGGCCAGTACCTCACCACCGTGGGCGATTGCGCGGCGTGCCATACGGCACAAGGCGGTGTGCGTTTTGCGGGTGGTCGCGTGGTCGGCACGCCCTTTGGTGATATTCCCGCGCCAAACCTGACGCCCGACAAGGCCACCGGGCTTGGCAACTGGAGTTTTGCCGAGTTCTATCGCGCGCTGCACTCGGGCGTGGGCAAGCAGGGCGAGTTCCTCTATCCGGCGTTCTCGTACACGTCGTACACCAAGGTCACGCGCGACGATGCGCTTGCGATCTTCGCTTACCTGCAATCCCTTGCGCCGGTTGCGCAGGAAGCCAGGCCGCTGGGCCTGGCCTTCCCCTACAACGTGCGCAACAGTCTCAAGGCGTGGCGCGCGTTGTACTTCAAAGAAGGCGAATACCAGCCGGACAACAGCAAGTCACCGGCGTGGAATCGCGGCGCGTACCTGGTCCAGGGCCTCGGCCACTGCAACGAGTGCCATATTGCGCGTGACTCGTTTGGCGGCATGCGCAGCGACCAGCCGTTGTCCGGTGGCCAGATTCCGATGCAGAACTGGTACGCACCGGATCTGAGCACGCAGGCCAACGGCGGTCTCGATGGCTGGACCACGAAGGACATTGTCGACCTGCTCAAGACCGGCCAGTCCGCCAAGGGCACGGCGTTCGGTCCCATGGCCGAAGTGGTGGCTCAAAGCACGCAGCACATGACCGACGACGACCTGCAGGCTATCGCCACTTATCTGCAATCGCTGCCGGCGCGGCCCCTGGTCGAGGCGCCGAAGTCGCCGCTCGACGTGAGCACGATGATCAAGCAGGGCGCCAACGTTTACGCAGAACGGTGCGCCGACTGCCACGGCAAGGACGGCAATGGTGTCGCGGGGGTCTATCCGCCGCTCAACGGCAATGCGTCCGTCAATGAACCGACGGGCATCAATGCCATTCGCGTCGTCCTGCTTGGCGGCTTTGCTCCCGCGACGGCGGGCAATGCGCGTCCGTACTCCATGCCACCGTTCGCGCAGCAGTTGAATGATGCGGACGTCGCGGCCGTCGTGACCTACATCCGTCAGGCCTGGGGCAACAAGTCGCCGCATGTCATGGAACGGGACGTGATCAAGTACCGGCACACGCCTGTCGATTGATCTTCTGGCACGGGGCTGGGCGTCGCGATTCGGTGACGCCTAATCCCGCATCGTTCTGACCAGCGCGCCCAGCGCCATCCATGGTTCCATCGACCAGTGGCCACGCGCCTGACCCGACGGCGAAGGCAGGACGACGATGCGCGTCGCGCCAAGGCGCTCCGCTTGCTCGCCATAAGCATCAACGCGTCCCAGCACCGCCCGCGCTGCCGCCTTGCTGGTGAACGCCAGCACCCGTGGTGCATAGCGGACGACTTTGCTGCGCAGTGCATCGGCGTCGAAGGCGTCACGCGGGAGCGCATCGTCGTTACCCGAGTGGTGCTTGGCTACATCGGTCAAACCCAGCCCCAGCGAAAGTAGCCCGCGGAATTCAGCGGGCGCGAACAGCCTTGGCGTCAGGCCCGCCGCATGCAGCGCCGGCCAGAATTGATTGCCGGGATGGGCGTAGTAAGCCTGTTCAACCGCAGAGCGCGTGCCTGGCGCCGTGCCGCAGAACACCACCCGCAGATCCGGCGCGAGGACGTCCGGCAGGACGTGCGTTGATTCAGTGGACGCGCGTGCCATGCCAGGCGAGGTTTGCGTGCAACCGGTGTTCGGGCGATAGCGAAAGTTCGAGCGGCATGCCCAGCACTTGTGCCGCCGCCATCGCGAGGGCTAGCCCCAGGCCAGCGTGACCACCTTGCTCCGTCTGTTTGCGCCAGAAGCGTTGGCCCAGATGCGGCATGTCGCCCCCGTTGAGGTTGGGCGCGGCATTCTCGATGTGGAATCCCATGCGGTCGGCGCGCAGGAGAACCCTGTCGCCTTTCGGCGCGTAGGCGAAAGCGTTGCCAATGAGATTGCCGATCACCAGCTCGAGCAGGGCAGGATCGGTATGCAGGACAGGGGCATCGGCGACCTGCAGATCGTAGACAACGGACGCGCCATCCCGTTGGACGCGGTGCCGTTGCACCAGCCGCTCCAGCCATTCGGCCAGGTCCAGTCGCTGCGGCTGTGGCAGATCCATGCCCGCTTGCAGGCGCGTGAGCATCAGCAGCGCCGTTACCGTCGCCTCGAGTTCACCACTTATGACGCCGATTTCCGACAGCAACTGATGCATGCTGCGACCGGTGGGATAGCGCAGCTCCACTTCGGTCAGCGTGCGCAACTCCGCCAGGCGCGTACGGGTTTCGTGCGCGAGGCCGCTGGCAAACTGTCGTTCCCGTGCCAATCCATCATCCATGCGCTCAAGCACCTGATTGAACCGAACGACCAGCGGATCCAGTTCGGACAGGCCGGTGGGCGCCAGTCGTTGTCCCGGTGCGGAAGGGCCAATGCGATCCATCGACTGGACGAGCTGAGCCATCGGTCGCATGCCGCGGCGAATGATCAGCGGCACGGCGATGAAAGCGATGAACAAGGCGAGCAAGGGGCTGATGACGAGGATCCAGTCGATGTCGAGCAGCAAGTCGTCGAACTGCCGTCGATCCTGCTGGAACAGCAACTGGCAATCGTGCGTCGCATCGCCCGCGCGAACCGGCACGAAGGGGCGTGCACTGAGCGTGCTTGATTCGTTAATGGCACCCTGAAACGCGAAGATCACGGAACCGAGCGGGCGGCCTTCATGCATCAGTTCGCTGAACTTCGGTTCGGTACTGACATTGTCGGGCCAATCGCCTGGAATGAGCGGCGGGGCGGGGTAGCTGCGCACGATCGGTTGGCTCTTGCAGCGCAGCTCGTAGTAGATGCGACCATGGCCGCCAAACAATTCGCCAAGGGGGCGCAACAGGCCATGCGCCTGTGGAACCTCGCTCTCCAGTTCGATCACCGTCGCGGCAGCACGCGCCTGCGCCAGCAGCGTTTCGCGATAGCGCTCTTCGAGGCGACTGTCGATGCGCGCATCCATCAGCAGCGACCCGCCGCCGAGCAGCAGCAGGCTGGTGATCAACACCAGCAGCGTGATGCTGGTGGAGAGCGCCCCTCGCTTCATGGAATCAGATAGCCGGCGCCGCGTCGGGTTTCGATCAGGCCCTGGAGGCCGGCGGTATCAAGCTTGCGGCGCAGGCCGAAGACCAGCACTTCGACGCTGCGATCGGACACGTCGGAGTCGCTGCCCGCGGTGCGCTCAAGAATCTCCTGGCGCGAGAACGTACGACCCCGATGTCGCAGCAACAGTCCAAGCACGGCGAATTCGCGTGGCGTCAGCGGGAGCGGCTGTCGATTGACCGTCGCACCGTGCGAGAGCGGATCCCAGGTCAGCGCGCCGTGGGCGATTGCCACGGCCTGGGCTTGCTGTGGGCGACGCGCCAGGGCGTGCAGGCGCGCCACGATCTCGTCGAAGGAGAAAGGCTTGGTGAGGTAATCGTCCGCGCCCGCGTTCAGGGCTTCGATCCGGTCGGCGACCTGGTCACGCGCCGACAACACCAGCACCCTGGGTCGCAGGCCCGCCGTTGGCAAACTGCGCAGTACAGCAATGCCATCCATCTTGGGCAGCATGAGGTCGAGTACGACCAGCTCGTAGGCGTAGCTTTCAAGGAACTGCTTGGCCTCCAGGCCATCCTGGGCGGTATCCACCGTAAACCCTGCCGCCGCCAGGCCATGCCTGAGGGTCTGGCGCAGGCGTTCCGAATCCTCCACCAGCAGCAATTTCATGGCGCCTCCGTGACAGCGCGCAGTCGCCGTCTCAGGGCGCAGCTTAACGGAGCAGGTCGAAGGTGTGTGCTGGCGCATCGACGCCCGCTCCGGCAGCCGCTATAAAGAGTGCTGGTGAGGGGAGTGTTCGGTGAGTGAAGAAATCCTGATCAACGTGACCCCGCGCGAAACCCGCGTGGGCGTGGTCGAAAACGGCATGCTGCAAGAGGTGCATGTCGAGCGCACTTCCCGTCGTGGTTATGTTGGCAATGTGTACAAGGGGCGCGTCCAGCGCGTGATGCCGGGCATGCAGGCGGTGTTCGTCGACATCGGCCTGGAGCGCGCGGCGTTTCTGCACGCCTCGGATATCGTCCGGCCGCCCGCGCCGGCGGCGGTCGAAGGCGTGGACGTCGCCGTGGCCGGCAGCGGCCATACGCCCTCGATCAGTGAACTGGTCCATGAAGGCCAGGAAATCGTGGTGCAGGTAGTCAAGGACCCGATCGGCACCAAGGGTGCGCGTCTGTCCACGCATCTTTCCATCCCTTCGCGATACCTGGTGCTGCTGCCGCATGCGCGCACGCTGGGCATTTCCGCGCGCATCGAGGATGAAGCCGAACGCGTCCGCCTGAAGGAAGTGATGACCTCGCTCATCGGCGAAAACCCGCTGGGCTACATCGTGCGCACCAACGCGGAGGAGGCGACAGCCGAATCGCTCGCTTTCGACGTGACCTACCTGGGCAAGGTATGGCGCGTGGTGCAGGAAAACATCGCCCGGTCCAAGGTCGGCGAGCGCGTGTACGAGGAGCTGTCGCTGCCACTGCGCAGCCTGCGCGACATGCTCAACGACGATATCGAGAAGGTCCGTGTCGATTCGCGCGAAACCTACGACAAGGTCGTCAAGTTCGTGCACAAGTTCATGCCCAGTCTGGACGACCGCGTTGAACACTATTCCGGCGAGCGTCCGATCTTCGATCTGTACGGCGTGGAAGACGAAATCCAGCGCGCCTTGCGCAAGGAAGTCCCGCTGAAGTCGGGTGGCTACCTCATCGTCGACCAGACCGAGGCCATGACCACGATTGACGTCAACACCGGCGGTTACCTTGGCACGCGCAACCTCGAGGAAACGGTCTATCGCACCAATCTGGAGGCGGCTCAGGCGGCGGCACGCCAGCTGCGTCTGCGTAACCTCGGCGGCATCATCATCATCGATTTCATCGACATGACCGACGAGGAGCATCGCCGTCAGGTGCTGCGCATGCTGGAAAAGGGCCTGCAGCGCGATCACGCCAAGACGACGGTGTACCCCATGTCGGCCCTGGGCCTGGTGGAGATGACGCGCAAGCGCACCACCGAAAGCCTGGAGCGCCAGCTATGCGAGCCGTGCCCGGCCTGCAGCGGCCGCGGCACCGTGAAGACGGCCGAAACCGTCACCTATGAGATCTTCCGCGAGATCACCCGGGCGGTCCGCCAGTTCAACGCCGAAAAGCTGCTGGTGATGGCAAGCACCAAGGTGGTCAGCCGCATCCTGGAGGAAGAGTCGGCCGCCGTGGCCGAACTGGAAGAGTTCATCTCCAAAAGCATACGCTTTCAGGCTGAAGAGCATTATTCGCAGGAACAGTTCGATGTCGTTCTCTTGTGATGCGTCGCGCGGCGAAGAGGGCGTCCCCGCCTTTCGTCTAGCCCGCGCGGCCAGGTCACATCCCGCTCGCCGTTCTCCGTCCACGCCGTCGCATCGCAAGAACTTGGTTGACGCCCGGTTCGAGCCTTGCGGGCAGGGCGGTCGTTTCGCTGCGCCGGATCGCCGGTGAACGCGATCTGGCGCCAACGGGCCCATCGGGTCGCCCGCCTGCTTGGCTGGGTCGCCGGTGTTGCCGTCATTACGCTGGCGGTGCTGGCTGGGCTGATCCAGTTGCTGTTGCCGTCGCTGGCGCGTCATCCGGAATGGGTCGCGCGGCAGCTCAGCCAGCAGCTCCACCAGCCGGTGACGTTTGCGTCGCTCGAAGGTCGCTGGCAGCCGTCCGGTCCGCTGCTGGTCATGCGCGACGTGACGGTCAGCCCCGTCGATGGCGGTGCACCGCTCCGCATTCCGGAAACCGAACTCAAGCTCGACCTGGGCGGCTGGCTGATGCCGTCGCGTCACCTGCTCAACCTTCGCGCCCGTGGGCTGCAACTCGATCTCAGTCGCGCTGCCGATGGCGTATGGCACGTCAACGGCATCGGCGTGGCGGGTGGTGAAGATCGTCAGGCGCCTTCCTTCGGGCGGTTGTCGGCGGAGCTCTGGCTTTACGACCTGCGCGTGGAGATCGCGGACGAGCGCGTCGGCAAGCACTACACACTCAACGCAAAACAGTTGCGCATGAGTCGCCAGGGCGGGCGCGTGCGCGTCGGTGCGATCCTGGAGCGTGCCGGTGCGCCGGGACAGATTCGTGGTGCGGGTAGTTTCAGTGAAGACGGCAGCGACGGCCGCGTCTGGCTCGCTGGCGATCAGATCGATCTCCGTGCCTTGACGGCCGGCGTCGACATGGCCGGTTACACCATCGAGCGCGGGCAAGGTAACGTGGCGTCGTGGCTGGACTGGCGCCATGGACGGGTGGTCCGCAACCTGACGCGTTTCGATCTCAACAACCTCTCGCTGGTGGGCCCTGATGGCCATCGCGCGATGGTGCCGGGGCTGCATGGCCTGTCGGAGATCCGCAAAGGCGATGATGTTTTCGGCATCAAGTGGCTCGCCGACGACGGCAGCGCCCTCGCGGTGGATGCCCGTCACCTTGGCAGTGATGACGCCAGCGTCGCGGTGGCCGCGCGTGATCTGCAGCTGGCACCGCTGGTCCCCTGGCTGGCGCTGAAGCCGGACATGTCGCCCTCCCTGGCCGAATGGCTGGGTGCGGGCAAGCCGCGGGGCAAGATCAGTCACGCTTCGATGCAGTGGAGCAAGGCCGGCGGGCTGACGTCCGTCGACATGGGCTTTGCCGCGCTGGGCATCGATCCGGTGGGCAAGTTGCCGGGCCTGGATCGCCTGGACGGCGAAGTTCGGGGTGATCAACAGGCCGCTGTACTCGAGTTGCCTGCACAGTCGACGGTTCTGCGTTTTCCGCACACGTTCCGCCAGCCGTTCAATCTGTCGAGGCTCGCCGGCAATGTCGCGTTCTGGCACGCCGATGGCGATTTGCACATGGGCCTGGACGCGCTGCAATTGCACGGCGAAGGTTTCGAGGTCGAGGCGCGCGGCGAAATGGCGCTGCACGACGGCGGCGGCAAGCCGTTCCTCGATTTGTATGCCACGGTCAATCACGCTGACGTCAACGCCGCCAAGTTGTTCTGGCCCATCGATTCGATGGCGCCCTCGGCGATTGAATGGCTCGATCGCGCGCTCGTATCGGGCAACATCGATCGTGGTGATGTCGTGGTTCGCGGCGATCTGGCCGACTGGCCTTTCCATCACAACGAGGGCCGCTTTGAAGCACGCGCCCAGATCAGCGATCTCACCCTCGATTACGGCAAGGACTGGCCGCGCGCGGAAGGCGTCAACCTGGTCGCCAACTTCATCGACAACAGCATGTTGGTTGAGGCCAGCGGCGGGCAGTCACTGGGCATCAAGGCGGACAAGGCCTCGGCGACCATTGCCGATTTCGGTAACTCCGAGCTGGACCTGACGGTGTCCGGCGCGGGCAATGGTCCCAACGTCATGGAATTCCTGCGCAAGAGTCCGATCGCCAGCCATCAGGCGGACATCCTGTCCAAGATGAGCCTGGGTGGATCGACTTCGTTCGGTTTCCATCTGCTGTTGCCGCTGAAGGAAGCGAAGGACTTCACGCTTACCGGTACCGCGCAGCTGAAAGACGCCGATCTCAATGCGCCGGACTGGAACCTGAAGCTCGACAAGATCCGTGGTCCGGCGACGTTTGATCAGCATGGCTTCCACGGCGGGCCGCTCGATGCGGGTTTTCGCGGCCAGCCGTCCAGGCTCGATATCGCTATCGCCGGTGCGACAGGCAATCCCGACACGGTGCTGTCGACACGCCTGACCGGCAAGTACGCGATGAACGAACTTGTGCAGGGCTATCCTGAGCTTGACTGGCTCAAGCCGATCGCTGGCGGGCGCAGCGAATTCACCATCGGTTTCGACATCGTGCATCCGCCGTCGGTTGCCAACGCTTCGCAGTTGCTCACGATCGAGTCGCCCATGACCGGCATGAGCCTGGATTTCCCGGTGCCGCTGAAAAAGTCCGCCGATGAAACCCTGCCGCTACGCGTCGCAATGAACCTTCCGGTTGCCGGAAGCGATCTTCAGGTTTCGATCGGCCAGGTCGTTCGCGGTCGCCTGCGTTTGCCCGAAGGCAACAGCCATCCGCTGGCCGCGACGTTTGCGTTCGGCAACCGCATGCCTGACACCGTGCCGGACAAAGGCATCCGCGTGCGCGGCAAGCCGGCCGTGCTGGACGTCACCGGATGGGTCCAGTACTCGGTGGCCGGCGCCACGGGTGACGGCCCGGGTCTGGAGAGCATCGACGTCAATGCCGACCAGGCCATGGTCTTTGGCCATAGCTTCCCGTCCATGCGCATCCAGGCGACGCCCGGAAGCGATGCCCTGAGCGTCGACGTGGACAGCAGCGAAATCGCGGGCAACTTCAGCGTGCCCAGCAACGACTTGCGCAAGCGTGGCGTCACCGCTCGCCTGGATCGCCTGTACTGGCCCAGGGACAACACGCCGGAGAAGCCGAAGTCCGAAGGCGCGCCGCTGCCTGATCCGGCCAATACCGGGGTCACGCCGTCGTCCTTGCCGCCGTTCCATGTCTGGGTGGCCGATCTGCGTTTTGGCGTGTCGAAACTGGGTGAGGCGCGACTGGAGACCTGGCCGACGGATCGCGGCATGCATGTCGATCAGCTGCGCGCCTTGTCGCATAGCGTGCAGATCAACGGCAGTGGCGACTGGGAAGGCACGGACACCAACAGCCATACGCATATGCGCATCGACTTCGCCGCAGAGAATCTTGGCGACATGCTTGGTGCCTTTGGTTTTTCCGGACTGTTCAATGGTGGCAAGACGCGCGCGAACCTCGATGCGACATGGCCTGGCGCGCCGTCGGCGATGGAGCTGGCCAGCATGAATGGCAAGCTGGGTATCCAGGTGACGGATGGCAGCATTCCGGAAGTCGCTCCGGGCGTGGGTCGATTGTTTGGCCTCATTTCGGTGATCGAGCTGCCGCGCCGACTCACCCTGGATTTTGGTGACGTCTTCGGCAAGGGACTGGCCTTCGATGCCATCACCGGCGACTTCGAACTG belongs to Dyella terrae and includes:
- a CDS encoding c-type cytochrome; translation: MNTTAQQCQARRVFAALLWFAAALVGTATAQDAAPHVPDTIQQRIASCTACHGAHGEGTPDSGFFPRLAGKPAGYLARQLQDFQDGLRKYGPMEYTVRHLSPAYMQEIAQYFAAQEVPYQRSPVPRTSADALKRGEELALHGDAARQIPACVACHGTQLTGVQPNVPGLVGLPYDYLSSQLGSWRTKTRATVAPDCMAEVANRLSESDISAVSAWLAGRELPGDMHAQAEGTITPPLHCGVLGDSKGNGA
- a CDS encoding cytochrome c, which translates into the protein MKSPKMGLIATAVVVALVAVVAMWFLRGGEKLTPVEPGKETAEALKDPALIAKGQYLTTVGDCAACHTAQGGVRFAGGRVVGTPFGDIPAPNLTPDKATGLGNWSFAEFYRALHSGVGKQGEFLYPAFSYTSYTKVTRDDALAIFAYLQSLAPVAQEARPLGLAFPYNVRNSLKAWRALYFKEGEYQPDNSKSPAWNRGAYLVQGLGHCNECHIARDSFGGMRSDQPLSGGQIPMQNWYAPDLSTQANGGLDGWTTKDIVDLLKTGQSAKGTAFGPMAEVVAQSTQHMTDDDLQAIATYLQSLPARPLVEAPKSPLDVSTMIKQGANVYAERCADCHGKDGNGVAGVYPPLNGNASVNEPTGINAIRVVLLGGFAPATAGNARPYSMPPFAQQLNDADVAAVVTYIRQAWGNKSPHVMERDVIKYRHTPVD
- a CDS encoding mismatch-specific DNA-glycosylase: MARASTESTHVLPDVLAPDLRVVFCGTAPGTRSAVEQAYYAHPGNQFWPALHAAGLTPRLFAPAEFRGLLSLGLGLTDVAKHHSGNDDALPRDAFDADALRSKVVRYAPRVLAFTSKAAARAVLGRVDAYGEQAERLGATRIVVLPSPSGQARGHWSMEPWMALGALVRTMRD
- a CDS encoding ATP-binding protein → MKRGALSTSITLLVLITSLLLLGGGSLLMDARIDSRLEERYRETLLAQARAAATVIELESEVPQAHGLLRPLGELFGGHGRIYYELRCKSQPIVRSYPAPPLIPGDWPDNVSTEPKFSELMHEGRPLGSVIFAFQGAINESSTLSARPFVPVRAGDATHDCQLLFQQDRRQFDDLLLDIDWILVISPLLALFIAFIAVPLIIRRGMRPMAQLVQSMDRIGPSAPGQRLAPTGLSELDPLVVRFNQVLERMDDGLARERQFASGLAHETRTRLAELRTLTEVELRYPTGRSMHQLLSEIGVISGELEATVTALLMLTRLQAGMDLPQPQRLDLAEWLERLVQRHRVQRDGASVVYDLQVADAPVLHTDPALLELVIGNLIGNAFAYAPKGDRVLLRADRMGFHIENAAPNLNGGDMPHLGQRFWRKQTEQGGHAGLGLALAMAAAQVLGMPLELSLSPEHRLHANLAWHGTRVH
- a CDS encoding response regulator transcription factor gives rise to the protein MKLLLVEDSERLRQTLRHGLAAAGFTVDTAQDGLEAKQFLESYAYELVVLDLMLPKMDGIAVLRSLPTAGLRPRVLVLSARDQVADRIEALNAGADDYLTKPFSFDEIVARLHALARRPQQAQAVAIAHGALTWDPLSHGATVNRQPLPLTPREFAVLGLLLRHRGRTFSRQEILERTAGSDSDVSDRSVEVLVFGLRRKLDTAGLQGLIETRRGAGYLIP
- the rng gene encoding ribonuclease G; translation: MSEEILINVTPRETRVGVVENGMLQEVHVERTSRRGYVGNVYKGRVQRVMPGMQAVFVDIGLERAAFLHASDIVRPPAPAAVEGVDVAVAGSGHTPSISELVHEGQEIVVQVVKDPIGTKGARLSTHLSIPSRYLVLLPHARTLGISARIEDEAERVRLKEVMTSLIGENPLGYIVRTNAEEATAESLAFDVTYLGKVWRVVQENIARSKVGERVYEELSLPLRSLRDMLNDDIEKVRVDSRETYDKVVKFVHKFMPSLDDRVEHYSGERPIFDLYGVEDEIQRALRKEVPLKSGGYLIVDQTEAMTTIDVNTGGYLGTRNLEETVYRTNLEAAQAAARQLRLRNLGGIIIIDFIDMTDEEHRRQVLRMLEKGLQRDHAKTTVYPMSALGLVEMTRKRTTESLERQLCEPCPACSGRGTVKTAETVTYEIFREITRAVRQFNAEKLLVMASTKVVSRILEEESAAVAELEEFISKSIRFQAEEHYSQEQFDVVLL
- a CDS encoding YhdP family protein — its product is MNAIWRQRAHRVARLLGWVAGVAVITLAVLAGLIQLLLPSLARHPEWVARQLSQQLHQPVTFASLEGRWQPSGPLLVMRDVTVSPVDGGAPLRIPETELKLDLGGWLMPSRHLLNLRARGLQLDLSRAADGVWHVNGIGVAGGEDRQAPSFGRLSAELWLYDLRVEIADERVGKHYTLNAKQLRMSRQGGRVRVGAILERAGAPGQIRGAGSFSEDGSDGRVWLAGDQIDLRALTAGVDMAGYTIERGQGNVASWLDWRHGRVVRNLTRFDLNNLSLVGPDGHRAMVPGLHGLSEIRKGDDVFGIKWLADDGSALAVDARHLGSDDASVAVAARDLQLAPLVPWLALKPDMSPSLAEWLGAGKPRGKISHASMQWSKAGGLTSVDMGFAALGIDPVGKLPGLDRLDGEVRGDQQAAVLELPAQSTVLRFPHTFRQPFNLSRLAGNVAFWHADGDLHMGLDALQLHGEGFEVEARGEMALHDGGGKPFLDLYATVNHADVNAAKLFWPIDSMAPSAIEWLDRALVSGNIDRGDVVVRGDLADWPFHHNEGRFEARAQISDLTLDYGKDWPRAEGVNLVANFIDNSMLVEASGGQSLGIKADKASATIADFGNSELDLTVSGAGNGPNVMEFLRKSPIASHQADILSKMSLGGSTSFGFHLLLPLKEAKDFTLTGTAQLKDADLNAPDWNLKLDKIRGPATFDQHGFHGGPLDAGFRGQPSRLDIAIAGATGNPDTVLSTRLTGKYAMNELVQGYPELDWLKPIAGGRSEFTIGFDIVHPPSVANASQLLTIESPMTGMSLDFPVPLKKSADETLPLRVAMNLPVAGSDLQVSIGQVVRGRLRLPEGNSHPLAATFAFGNRMPDTVPDKGIRVRGKPAVLDVTGWVQYSVAGATGDGPGLESIDVNADQAMVFGHSFPSMRIQATPGSDALSVDVDSSEIAGNFSVPSNDLRKRGVTARLDRLYWPRDNTPEKPKSEGAPLPDPANTGVTPSSLPPFHVWVADLRFGVSKLGEARLETWPTDRGMHVDQLRALSHSVQINGSGDWEGTDTNSHTHMRIDFAAENLGDMLGAFGFSGLFNGGKTRANLDATWPGAPSAMELASMNGKLGIQVTDGSIPEVAPGVGRLFGLISVIELPRRLTLDFGDVFGKGLAFDAITGDFELNDGDASTKNLQIRGPAADISVTGRTGLRAKDYDQQVLVVPHVGNSLPIVGGVVGGPIGAAAGFVAQGILGRGLNHAASARYRITGTWDKPVYTLIEKRSAGPAKAGAVPTPPATPAAPAPASSAGR